In a single window of the candidate division KSB1 bacterium genome:
- a CDS encoding DUF427 domain-containing protein: MPKVRWNLKVLAESDQTEVVEGNQYFPPDSIMREFFIESDYHTICPWKGTASYYHIEVDGKRNENAAWYYPNPKDAAKQIKDHVAFWKGVEVEE; encoded by the coding sequence ATGCCAAAAGTCAGGTGGAACCTAAAAGTTTTAGCCGAGAGCGATCAAACTGAAGTCGTTGAAGGAAATCAATATTTTCCGCCGGATTCGATCATGAGAGAATTTTTCATTGAGAGTGATTATCATACGATATGTCCTTGGAAAGGGACTGCAAGCTATTATCATATCGAAGTTGATGGGAAACGTAATGAAAATGCTGCATGGTATTATCCAAACCCGAAAGACGCAGCAAAACAAATAAAAGACCATGTTGCCTTCTGGAAAGGTGTAGAGGTTGAAGAATAA
- a CDS encoding SDR family oxidoreductase, with the protein MQTENSNPIKERILITGGSSFLGGYLVKEAEKRFDVTATYYQNLPIYDGCHWQFLDLSIMDQIEKCVTDIQPNIIIHNAAITNVDTSEKNKTQTLKINTHASKKIAQIAHDMGTRVIYISTDLVFNGVEAAYGEDSAPAPLNHYGWSKWQGELAIKENCSDYIVIRPSIIFGPPVISGTSFSEWMIHSWRKSKATKLFSDQFRTPIFAGNLADAIFEAAKIEFTGTLHIGGSESIDRYRFGLLLAQHLGADINNIEKSTMQDVQLTGNRPADVSLDITLAKQILNTRLYDCREGILKAYPNKQVS; encoded by the coding sequence ATGCAAACTGAGAATTCGAATCCGATAAAAGAAAGAATTCTGATTACCGGGGGAAGTAGTTTTCTTGGTGGATATTTGGTTAAGGAAGCTGAAAAACGATTTGATGTTACAGCTACATACTATCAAAATCTTCCCATATATGATGGTTGTCATTGGCAGTTTTTAGATTTATCAATTATGGATCAAATTGAGAAGTGCGTTACTGATATACAGCCAAATATAATCATTCACAATGCTGCAATAACAAATGTAGATACAAGCGAAAAAAATAAAACACAAACTCTTAAAATAAATACACACGCAAGTAAGAAAATTGCTCAAATAGCACATGATATGGGAACAAGAGTAATATACATTTCAACAGACCTGGTTTTTAATGGTGTAGAAGCAGCTTATGGAGAAGACTCAGCCCCTGCTCCTTTAAACCATTATGGCTGGAGCAAATGGCAAGGTGAATTAGCTATAAAAGAAAACTGTTCTGATTATATTGTTATCAGACCTTCGATTATCTTTGGTCCACCAGTTATTTCCGGAACTTCTTTTAGCGAATGGATGATCCACTCATGGCGTAAAAGTAAGGCTACAAAGCTTTTTTCGGATCAATTCAGAACCCCTATTTTCGCAGGTAATTTAGCGGATGCCATCTTCGAAGCTGCAAAAATCGAGTTTACCGGGACACTTCATATCGGTGGCTCCGAATCAATTGATCGCTATCGATTCGGATTATTATTAGCGCAACATTTAGGTGCGGATATAAACAATATCGAAAAATCTACAATGCAGGATGTACAATTAACAGGCAACCGTCCAGCCGATGTATCTCTTGATATTACACTTGCCAAACAAATACTTAATACCCGATTGTACGATTGTCGTGAGGGAATTCTTAAAGCTTACCCCAATAAACAAGTTTCATAA